ATATTTTTGATATCAATTTTTCAGAATTAAATATATTTGACCCAACAGATCCAAACTTTCAAAATGATGTAGAGACTAAATTATCCCCGCAAGTCGGTTTAGGAGCAATGCTATATAATGATATTTATTATGTAAGTTTAAGTGTGCCTAAACTTTTGAGAACTGAATATTATGACGACAATCAAGGTGCAGTATCAGTTGCCAAAGAAAGACTACACTATTATTTAACTGCGGGTTATGTTTTTGATATAAATGATAATGTTAAACTAAAGCCATCTATACTTACACGATTTGTTAGCGGATCACCAGTACGATTAGATTTATCCGCCAATTTTTTAATCAATGATAAATTTTCATTAGGAGGAGCTTATCGCTTATCATCGGCCTATAGTGTGTTATCAACTTATCAAATATCAGACGCATTTTTAATTGGTTTTTCTTATGATAGAGATACATCAGAATTGGTTAACTTTAACGACGGAAGTTTTGAA
This genomic window from Flavobacterium sp. CS20 contains:
- a CDS encoding type IX secretion system membrane protein PorP/SprF, which gives rise to MHIKVIKHIGILMILLLLSFKSIAQQDPSFTQYMFNTMTINPAYAGTRNVLSASLLHRSQWLGIDGAPETQTLSVHSPIRDGQMGLGLNIVHDKIGPATTTRFNGNYSYILPIDRYTSLSLGVSAGADIFDINFSELNIFDPTDPNFQNDVETKLSPQVGLGAMLYNDIYYVSLSVPKLLRTEYYDDNQGAVSVAKERLHYYLTAGYVFDINDNVKLKPSILTRFVSGSPVRLDLSANFLINDKFSLGGAYRLSSAYSVLSTYQISDAFLIGFSYDRDTSELVNFNDGSFEIFFRYELFKRYKKMYTPRFF